In a single window of the Candidatus Celerinatantimonas neptuna genome:
- the htpX gene encoding Protease HtpX: MKRVLLFILTNLAVVLVLGIVLNIVFAVTGLNGQSYGGLLVFAAIFGFGGAFISLLMSKWIAKRSVGAQVIVQPRNAREHWVLDTVQRQAKAAGIGMPEVAVYHASEMNAFATGANRNSALVAVSSGLLDNMTPDEAEAVLAHEVSHIANGDMVTLTLIQGVVNTFVIFLARVVAGIISNVGNNNDDEQPLMGGLGYMVTVFVLEMVFGILASVIVMWFSRQREYRADAGSASLVGRHKMIAALQRLDHGQDSQLEGSMMAFGIKGKSSMSELFLSHPPIAKRIAALQQL, encoded by the coding sequence ATGAAACGCGTATTGCTATTTATTTTGACCAATTTAGCGGTTGTGCTGGTTTTAGGGATTGTACTGAATATTGTATTTGCAGTAACCGGTCTCAATGGACAAAGCTATGGCGGACTGCTTGTCTTTGCGGCAATTTTTGGCTTCGGTGGTGCGTTTATATCGTTGCTGATGTCAAAATGGATTGCGAAACGTTCAGTCGGTGCACAAGTGATTGTACAGCCACGTAATGCTCGTGAACATTGGGTACTTGATACAGTTCAGCGGCAGGCTAAAGCTGCCGGAATCGGGATGCCTGAGGTGGCTGTTTATCATGCTTCTGAAATGAATGCTTTTGCAACTGGCGCAAATCGCAATAGCGCGTTAGTTGCTGTGAGCTCTGGATTATTAGATAACATGACGCCGGATGAAGCTGAAGCAGTATTAGCACATGAAGTGAGCCATATTGCTAATGGGGATATGGTGACGTTGACCCTAATTCAAGGTGTTGTGAATACTTTTGTTATTTTCCTTGCTCGAGTGGTTGCTGGAATTATCTCAAATGTTGGGAACAATAACGATGACGAGCAGCCATTGATGGGCGGACTAGGTTACATGGTCACTGTATTTGTGCTGGAGATGGTGTTTGGTATTTTAGCTTCAGTGATCGTTATGTGGTTTTCACGTCAACGCGAGTATCGGGCGGATGCAGGTAGCGCGAGCTTGGTTGGCCGGCATAAAATGATTGCAGCGCTACAGCGGCTGGATCATGGCCAGGATAGTCAGTTGGAAGGTTCGATGATGGCATTTGGAATTAAAGGAAAGTCATCAATGAGTGAGCTTTTTCTGAGCCATCCGCCTATTGCAAAACGAATTGCTGCATTACAACAGCTTTAG
- the bioD1 gene encoding ATP-dependent dethiobiotin synthetase BioD 1 produces MNQLNNSVLFVTGTDTEVGKTIITSSLLKAFQAHNIMADGFKPVASGAQCVKGLWCNEDGLALQANSARKLPYDWINPNVFEPAIAPHIAAQQAGRPISIDDLDEKLARISEGAELVLIEGAGGWQVPLTESTRFADWVSGHRWPVVLVVGIRLGCINHALLSEESIERSGCQVVGWVANHIIQSDEVLDDNVDYLKKNMSAPLLGVIPHQPNPQSDKLADFLDVTSFLED; encoded by the coding sequence ATGAATCAACTTAACAATTCTGTGTTATTTGTTACAGGAACAGATACTGAAGTCGGCAAGACGATTATTACCAGTTCTTTGCTAAAAGCTTTTCAGGCTCATAATATCATGGCAGACGGATTTAAACCGGTGGCTTCGGGGGCTCAGTGTGTCAAGGGGCTCTGGTGTAATGAAGATGGTTTGGCATTACAGGCAAACAGTGCCAGAAAGCTTCCTTATGATTGGATTAATCCGAATGTGTTTGAACCAGCGATTGCACCTCATATCGCAGCTCAGCAGGCGGGGCGTCCTATTTCTATCGATGATCTTGATGAAAAACTCGCAAGAATATCAGAAGGTGCTGAGTTAGTTCTGATTGAAGGGGCTGGTGGATGGCAGGTACCGCTGACTGAATCCACAAGATTTGCTGATTGGGTCAGTGGCCATCGGTGGCCGGTTGTCTTGGTCGTCGGAATACGCTTAGGTTGTATCAATCATGCTTTACTAAGTGAAGAGTCAATTGAGCGAAGTGGCTGTCAAGTAGTCGGGTGGGTTGCTAATCATATTATTCAAAGTGATGAAGTGCTTGATGACAATGTGGATTATTTGAAAAAGAATATGAGCGCTCCTTTGTTAGGTGTTATTCCACATCAACCGAATCCACAAAGTGACAAGTTGGCTGATTTTCTTGATGTGACTTCATTTTTAGAAGATTAG
- the bioC gene encoding Malonyl-[acyl-carrier protein] O-methyltransferase has product MVIEQAKIDIARRFSQAANDYDKFATLQRRTGHALLNYLPEHMSVFRAVDLGCGSGQFMQNLSGYTQHVIGIDLSQKMLHQSRRQYPDALLLQGDAEQLPLDSQSVDLIFSNLALQWCSELSLAIRECWRVLKPGGQLVFSTLITGTLFELAHSFQSVDQHAHIRSFLSMEDMTQAIHGVVWTRHQCECRPVILHYSNLRAILADLKGFGANHLKQRRKGLMTPAQLRCIEECYRMSFVKEDHQLPVTYQVVYGVLEK; this is encoded by the coding sequence GTGGTTATTGAACAAGCAAAAATTGATATTGCCCGGCGGTTTAGTCAGGCGGCTAATGATTATGATAAGTTCGCTACGTTGCAAAGACGTACAGGGCATGCGTTATTGAACTATCTGCCTGAGCATATGTCTGTGTTCAGAGCTGTTGATTTGGGCTGTGGTAGTGGTCAATTTATGCAGAATTTATCAGGTTATACACAGCACGTGATTGGGATTGATTTATCTCAGAAGATGTTACATCAAAGCCGTCGACAATATCCAGATGCCTTATTGTTGCAGGGTGATGCAGAGCAGTTGCCTTTAGATTCTCAAAGTGTTGACCTCATCTTTTCTAACTTGGCTTTGCAGTGGTGCAGTGAATTATCGCTGGCGATTCGTGAATGTTGGCGGGTTCTCAAGCCTGGGGGGCAACTGGTATTTTCAACGTTAATAACCGGAACACTTTTTGAGCTCGCTCATAGTTTTCAGTCTGTTGACCAGCATGCCCATATTCGCTCGTTTTTATCAATGGAAGACATGACGCAGGCCATTCATGGTGTTGTCTGGACGCGTCATCAGTGTGAATGTCGGCCTGTGATTCTTCACTATTCAAATTTAAGAGCCATTCTGGCTGATTTGAAAGGGTTTGGTGCGAATCATTTAAAACAGCGCCGGAAGGGGTTGATGACTCCAGCTCAGTTACGTTGTATCGAAGAGTGTTATCGAATGTCATTTGTTAAAGAAGATCATCAATTGCCTGTGACATATCAAGTTGTGTATGGAGTTTTAGAAAAATGA
- the bioF gene encoding 8-amino-7-oxononanoate synthase has translation MNFDSKLAEVAHRRHQQLYRQVIVNDAPTGREIIVDGYSYINFSSNDYLGLARHPNVVTAYQKGAQDYGVGSGGSPLVTGFQRPHSQLSEQLAQWLDYPQVMLLSSGFTANQLIIKTLMSDGDLLLQDKLNHASLIDAGLCCGAQMKRFLHNRADSLEKKLSTAEANNRLVVTEGVFSMDGDEAPLDEMARICKAHDAWLMVDDAHGIAVHGPQGRGSLAKRGVKAQLLMATFGKALGVGGSMIAASQKVIELLTNLGREYIYSTAMPAAQACAVSAAIKLVQSGEYQQRLHERIHEFKQQMKSTSWHVLPSDTAIQPLWVGSAEQALILSEKLRHQGIWVSAIRPPTVPPEQARLRITITAAHCSSDITRLTQALSRLQPVDEGCMSGY, from the coding sequence ATGAATTTTGATTCTAAATTAGCTGAAGTTGCACATCGTCGTCACCAGCAGCTTTACCGTCAGGTGATCGTGAATGATGCGCCGACAGGGCGGGAGATCATCGTTGATGGCTATTCCTATATCAATTTTTCCAGTAATGATTATCTGGGGTTGGCAAGACATCCAAATGTAGTTACGGCTTATCAAAAAGGGGCTCAAGACTATGGTGTCGGTTCTGGTGGATCGCCTCTGGTGACTGGGTTTCAGAGGCCTCATTCACAACTAAGTGAACAGCTCGCCCAATGGTTAGATTATCCTCAAGTCATGTTACTTAGCAGTGGATTTACTGCCAACCAACTGATTATAAAAACACTGATGAGTGATGGGGATTTACTACTTCAGGATAAATTGAATCATGCATCTTTGATTGATGCGGGTCTTTGTTGTGGTGCTCAGATGAAACGCTTTTTACACAATCGAGCGGATTCATTGGAAAAGAAACTATCGACTGCTGAGGCTAATAACCGATTGGTTGTGACAGAAGGTGTTTTTAGCATGGATGGTGATGAAGCGCCTCTGGATGAGATGGCCCGTATCTGTAAAGCACACGATGCTTGGTTGATGGTTGATGATGCACACGGTATAGCCGTTCATGGACCTCAAGGGCGGGGAAGCCTCGCCAAGCGGGGGGTAAAAGCTCAACTGCTCATGGCTACTTTTGGTAAAGCTTTGGGGGTTGGCGGTTCCATGATTGCAGCATCTCAAAAAGTGATTGAATTGTTGACTAATCTGGGACGCGAATATATTTATTCGACGGCTATGCCTGCTGCACAGGCCTGCGCTGTGAGTGCTGCAATCAAATTGGTTCAATCTGGTGAATATCAGCAGCGACTGCATGAGCGAATTCATGAATTTAAGCAACAAATGAAGTCGACTTCATGGCATGTGTTGCCATCAGATACAGCGATTCAGCCCTTGTGGGTCGGTTCAGCCGAACAGGCTTTGATCCTTTCTGAAAAATTGCGACATCAGGGGATCTGGGTGAGTGCGATTCGCCCTCCAACTGTGCCTCCGGAACAGGCTCGACTGCGAATTACGATTACGGCAGCTCATTGTTCAAGTGATATTACGCGATTGACGCAAGCCTTAAGCCGTTTACAGCCTGTTGATGAAGGATGCATGAGTGGTTATTGA
- the bioB gene encoding Biotin synthase produces MSELIRHNWTLEEVNALFALPFNDLLFQAQSMHRQFFNPNEVQISTLLSIKTGACPEDCKYCPQSARYDTDVEAERLMEVEHVINEAKKAKENGSTRFCMGAAWKNPKERDMPYLLAMVKGVKSLGMETCMTLGMLDQHQAEELAGAGLDYYNHNLDTSRDYYDQIITTRTYDDRLNTLEYVRNVGMKVCSGGIMGLGESASDRSGLLMQLANLPTHPQSVPINMLVKVPGTPLENVDDLDHFDFIRCIAVARIMMPQSHVRLSAGRESMNEQTQALCFMAGANSIFYGCKLLTTPNPEESADMKLLRKLGMNPEPVSTHLGNQEEEDRLYQRMANQQSAKDELFYDAS; encoded by the coding sequence ATGTCAGAATTGATTCGTCATAACTGGACGTTAGAAGAAGTCAACGCGCTTTTTGCTTTGCCGTTTAATGATCTGCTTTTTCAGGCTCAAAGCATGCATCGTCAGTTTTTTAATCCGAATGAAGTACAAATTTCAACATTGCTGTCAATTAAAACAGGGGCGTGCCCGGAAGATTGTAAATACTGTCCGCAAAGTGCCCGTTATGATACGGATGTTGAGGCTGAGCGACTGATGGAAGTCGAACATGTCATCAATGAGGCTAAAAAAGCGAAGGAAAATGGTTCGACTCGTTTTTGTATGGGGGCTGCCTGGAAAAATCCGAAAGAACGCGATATGCCTTATTTGTTGGCGATGGTTAAAGGCGTTAAATCGCTTGGCATGGAAACGTGTATGACACTGGGAATGCTTGATCAGCATCAGGCTGAAGAATTAGCCGGTGCCGGGCTTGATTATTACAATCATAATTTGGATACATCCCGTGATTATTATGACCAAATTATTACTACCCGAACGTATGATGATCGTTTAAATACTTTGGAATATGTACGTAACGTTGGTATGAAAGTTTGTTCTGGTGGGATTATGGGGTTAGGTGAAAGTGCCTCCGACCGTAGTGGATTGTTGATGCAATTGGCTAATCTTCCGACTCATCCACAAAGTGTTCCTATTAATATGCTGGTAAAAGTGCCGGGGACGCCTTTGGAAAATGTTGATGATTTAGATCACTTTGACTTCATTCGCTGTATTGCGGTTGCCCGGATTATGATGCCTCAGTCGCATGTTCGTCTTTCTGCTGGTCGCGAATCAATGAATGAACAGACACAGGCGCTTTGTTTTATGGCAGGTGCTAATTCAATTTTTTATGGCTGTAAACTGTTGACGACGCCAAATCCTGAAGAGAGTGCGGATATGAAACTTCTGCGTAAGTTAGGGATGAATCCTGAACCTGTATCGACCCATTTGGGAAATCAGGAAGAAGAAGATCGCCTGTATCAGCGAATGGCCAATCAACAGTCGGCTAAAGATGAGCTCTTCTATGATGCTTCTTAA
- the bioA gene encoding Adenosylmethionine-8-amino-7-oxononanoate aminotransferase yields MSDLISRDQQHVWHPYTAMSHPLPCYPVKKASGVVLEMENGQKLIDGMSSWWACIHGYNVPELNEAATEQLAQMSHVMFGGITHRPAVELCEQLVDITPDGLEKIFLADSGSVAVEVSLKMAIQYWQGKGEHRTRFATIGRGYHGDTFAAMSVTDPSNSMHWMYEGFLPEQYFVTPPQCRFDGTWDEQDLSSLSELLQKHHSEIAAVILEPIVQGAGGMRIYHPNYLKGVRRLCNQYGILLIADEIATGFGRTGRLFACEHAGISPDILCIGKALTGGYLTMSAVATTEHVAVTIDASPAGVFMHGPTFMGNPLACRIALASIKKLLTMNWQEKINAIEQQLREQLEPAREIPSVADIRVLGAIGVMELHQPVNLAEIQRQFVELGVWIRPFGKLMYIMPPFVIHTQQLTQLTQAMLTVVKSLK; encoded by the coding sequence ATGTCCGATTTAATTTCTCGTGATCAACAGCATGTCTGGCATCCTTACACAGCTATGAGCCATCCTCTGCCCTGTTATCCCGTAAAAAAGGCCAGTGGTGTCGTCTTAGAAATGGAAAATGGCCAGAAACTTATCGATGGAATGTCATCCTGGTGGGCCTGTATTCACGGCTACAACGTGCCAGAACTGAATGAAGCAGCAACCGAACAACTCGCTCAAATGTCTCATGTCATGTTCGGAGGAATTACCCACAGACCGGCAGTAGAACTATGTGAACAATTAGTGGACATCACCCCTGATGGATTAGAAAAGATTTTTCTGGCTGATTCAGGCTCTGTCGCAGTCGAAGTATCTCTCAAAATGGCCATACAATACTGGCAGGGAAAAGGCGAGCACCGAACCCGTTTTGCGACCATTGGACGGGGCTATCACGGCGACACATTCGCAGCAATGTCCGTTACCGATCCCAGCAATAGCATGCACTGGATGTATGAAGGATTCCTGCCAGAGCAGTACTTTGTAACTCCACCTCAATGTCGTTTCGATGGAACATGGGATGAACAGGATTTGTCATCACTGAGTGAACTGCTGCAAAAACATCATTCAGAAATCGCAGCCGTTATCTTAGAACCTATTGTTCAGGGCGCCGGAGGAATGCGCATTTATCACCCGAATTACCTGAAGGGTGTCAGACGCTTATGCAATCAATACGGAATATTATTAATCGCTGATGAAATCGCAACCGGATTTGGCCGAACCGGTCGATTATTTGCTTGTGAACATGCAGGAATTAGCCCCGATATCCTCTGTATAGGCAAAGCGTTAACCGGAGGATATTTAACTATGTCAGCCGTAGCGACGACTGAACACGTTGCAGTAACCATCGATGCAAGCCCTGCTGGCGTATTTATGCATGGACCAACGTTTATGGGGAACCCACTTGCCTGTCGAATTGCACTGGCAAGTATAAAAAAATTACTCACCATGAATTGGCAGGAAAAAATCAACGCAATTGAGCAACAGCTCCGCGAACAACTCGAACCGGCCCGGGAAATACCTTCGGTTGCCGATATTCGGGTGCTCGGGGCAATTGGTGTGATGGAACTTCACCAACCGGTAAATTTAGCTGAAATTCAACGCCAATTTGTTGAATTAGGTGTTTGGATCAGACCTTTTGGGAAACTCATGTATATCATGCCCCCATTTGTCATTCATACTCAGCAACTCACTCAGCTCACTCAGGCTATGCTGACCGTCGTAAAATCTTTAAAATAA
- the ganB_1 gene encoding Arabinogalactan endo-beta-1,4-galactanase, whose amino-acid sequence MRKIRGLVRYGIAASLLLTTLSANAFVKGADVSWVSAMESAGYSFYNSSGHQQDLFQILKSYGINAIRLRVWVDPSYYNGIQDVIRKAKRAKAAGMKIMIDFHYSDTWADPAHQKTPSKWSKYSFNGLMKAMWWYTHDSLVQLKKAGISPAWVQIGNETNNGMLWPDGKASKNMKNFAWLINTGYSATKKVFPGAKVIVHLANCQNNKAFRWIFDGLHRYSAKYDIIGASIYPTTVSSNWKKVESQCYNNLNDMVSRYHKSVMITEIGAPWDNKNAKSIVSTMINYTRHVKNGKGLGVFYWEPESSNYKNYTMGAWNPNSGRPMATMNAFR is encoded by the coding sequence ATGAGAAAAATTCGAGGGCTTGTTCGCTATGGCATTGCTGCATCACTTTTACTGACTACTTTGAGTGCTAATGCGTTTGTTAAAGGTGCTGATGTCAGCTGGGTTTCAGCAATGGAATCAGCTGGATACTCATTTTACAATAGTAGTGGTCATCAACAGGATTTGTTCCAAATTCTGAAGTCTTATGGCATTAATGCTATTCGGTTGAGAGTTTGGGTGGATCCTAGTTATTATAACGGAATTCAGGATGTCATTCGAAAAGCCAAACGGGCGAAAGCCGCTGGTATGAAAATCATGATTGATTTTCATTATAGTGATACATGGGCGGATCCTGCTCATCAAAAAACACCCTCAAAGTGGTCTAAGTATAGTTTTAATGGACTCATGAAAGCGATGTGGTGGTATACCCATGACAGTTTAGTTCAATTAAAGAAAGCAGGCATTTCTCCAGCATGGGTTCAAATTGGTAATGAAACGAATAATGGGATGCTTTGGCCTGACGGTAAGGCATCAAAAAATATGAAGAATTTTGCTTGGTTAATAAATACGGGGTATAGCGCAACTAAGAAAGTTTTCCCTGGGGCAAAAGTGATTGTTCACCTGGCTAATTGCCAGAATAACAAAGCATTTCGCTGGATTTTTGATGGACTCCATCGCTACAGCGCGAAGTATGACATTATCGGTGCATCGATTTATCCAACCACTGTTTCGTCTAATTGGAAAAAAGTTGAATCCCAATGTTATAACAACTTAAATGATATGGTTTCCCGGTATCACAAAAGCGTGATGATTACAGAAATTGGTGCTCCATGGGATAATAAAAATGCCAAGTCGATTGTATCGACCATGATTAATTACACCAGGCATGTTAAGAATGGAAAAGGACTTGGCGTGTTTTACTGGGAGCCTGAATCATCTAATTATAAAAATTATACAATGGGTGCCTGGAATCCAAATAGCGGACGTCCAATGGCAACTATGAATGCGTTTAGATAA
- the clpP_1 gene encoding ATP-dependent Clp protease proteolytic subunit: MTEESGKGKDEKSALPDNKLLKSRSIIISGEINQELAEKVTAQLLVLQEMGDDPIKLFINSQGGHVESGDTIHDMIKFVKPPVIMIGTGWVASAGITIFLAAEKNNRYALPNTRFMIHQPLGGVQGRVSDIEIEANELLRARSRINQLISDATGQSLDKVEKDTDRNYWMSPDQAKEYGIVSHVVSHWSELDL, translated from the coding sequence GTGACTGAAGAATCTGGTAAAGGAAAAGACGAGAAATCGGCTCTTCCCGATAATAAACTGCTTAAATCTCGTTCAATTATTATTTCTGGTGAGATCAATCAGGAGTTGGCCGAAAAAGTAACGGCTCAGTTGTTGGTTCTTCAAGAGATGGGTGATGACCCCATTAAACTATTTATTAATAGTCAGGGCGGGCATGTTGAATCCGGAGATACCATTCACGATATGATTAAGTTCGTGAAACCGCCGGTTATAATGATTGGAACTGGCTGGGTTGCAAGTGCTGGAATTACTATCTTTTTAGCGGCTGAAAAAAATAACCGGTATGCGTTACCTAATACCCGATTTATGATTCATCAGCCTTTGGGCGGCGTTCAGGGACGAGTCTCTGATATTGAAATTGAAGCAAATGAACTGCTGCGTGCACGCAGCCGAATTAATCAGCTGATTAGTGATGCTACCGGCCAATCTTTAGATAAAGTTGAAAAAGATACCGATCGCAATTACTGGATGAGCCCTGATCAGGCAAAAGAATATGGCATTGTGAGCCATGTTGTGTCGCATTGGAGTGAGTTAGATCTCTAG
- the ydfG gene encoding NADP-dependent 3-hydroxy acid dehydrogenase YdfG, producing MENILVTGASSGFGKSICQKLVQQGYPVTGFARRADKLEELKAQLGELFTPIVCDVSDFASIDSAFEQLGESKIDVLVNNAGLALGLEPMHELAVKDWTTMINTNVSGLVYFTQKALPVMVNQNSGLIINMGSIAGTYPYPGGNIYGATKAFVKQFSLNLRTDLLGTKVRVTNIEPGLCGDTEFSNIRFKGDDKKVEQVYANVQYITPEDIANTVSWLVEQPEHLNFNRIEIMPVAQACGALSVHRDV from the coding sequence ATGGAAAATATTCTAGTCACTGGCGCTTCATCAGGGTTTGGTAAAAGTATTTGTCAAAAATTGGTTCAACAGGGATACCCGGTGACGGGGTTTGCTCGTCGGGCTGATAAGCTGGAGGAACTGAAAGCGCAGCTGGGCGAATTATTTACACCGATTGTTTGCGATGTCAGTGATTTTGCCAGCATTGATTCAGCATTTGAGCAGCTTGGTGAATCTAAAATCGATGTGCTGGTCAATAATGCCGGATTAGCGCTTGGATTAGAGCCGATGCATGAACTGGCTGTTAAAGACTGGACAACAATGATTAACACCAATGTTTCCGGTTTGGTTTATTTTACTCAGAAAGCATTGCCGGTGATGGTGAATCAAAATAGTGGCCTGATTATCAATATGGGGTCAATTGCAGGTACATATCCTTATCCAGGGGGAAATATCTATGGTGCAACGAAAGCCTTTGTCAAACAGTTTAGTCTGAATCTTCGTACTGATTTGCTAGGGACGAAAGTTCGGGTGACAAATATTGAGCCTGGGCTTTGTGGCGATACTGAATTCTCGAATATTCGTTTCAAAGGGGATGATAAAAAAGTGGAGCAGGTTTATGCCAATGTTCAGTACATTACCCCTGAAGATATTGCTAATACGGTTTCATGGTTGGTTGAGCAACCCGAACACCTGAACTTTAATCGGATTGAAATCATGCCGGTAGCTCAGGCCTGTGGTGCTTTGTCTGTTCATCGGGACGTTTGA
- the asnS gene encoding Asparagine--tRNA ligase, whose protein sequence is MAHTSVADLLTGSHLSGKQVTVKGWIRTRRDSKAGISFLAVHDGSCFNPIQAVVPNSLNNYKNEILRLTAGCSVSISGTLTESQGKGQSYEIQADKVEVLGFVENPDSYPMAAKRHSIEYLREYAHLRARTNIIGAITRVRNCLSQAIHRFFHEQGFYWVSTPIITTSDCEGAGEMFRVSTLDLSNLPRTEQGDVDFSEDFFGKESFLTVSGQLNVETYACALSKVYTFSPTFRAENSNTSRHLAEFWMVEPEIAFAELDDAASLAEKMLKYAFNAILTERRDDMEFFAQRIEKTAITRLENFVKKDFAQVDYTDAIDILIKSGKNFEFPVEWGIDLSSEHERFLAEEHFQSPVVVKNYPKDIKAFYMRLNDDGKTVAAMDVLAPGIGEIIGGSQREERLDVLDKRLAEMNLSKEDYWWYRDLRRYGTVPHSGFGLGFDRLVTYVTGMQNIRDVIPFPRAPRLAEY, encoded by the coding sequence ATGGCGCACACTTCAGTAGCCGATCTGTTAACTGGCTCACATCTGAGCGGGAAACAGGTCACAGTTAAAGGTTGGATTCGCACCCGTCGCGACTCCAAAGCTGGTATTTCATTTTTAGCCGTTCACGACGGTTCTTGCTTCAATCCAATTCAAGCCGTTGTACCTAATTCACTAAATAATTATAAAAATGAAATTCTGCGCCTGACTGCTGGCTGCTCAGTGTCAATTTCAGGAACATTGACCGAATCACAGGGTAAAGGCCAATCTTATGAAATTCAGGCTGATAAAGTTGAAGTATTAGGATTTGTTGAGAATCCTGACAGCTACCCGATGGCAGCCAAACGTCACAGTATTGAATATCTGCGTGAATATGCTCATCTGCGCGCCAGAACCAATATTATCGGTGCGATTACCCGAGTACGGAACTGTTTATCGCAAGCTATTCACCGCTTCTTTCATGAACAAGGATTCTACTGGGTTTCTACACCAATCATCACAACCAGTGATTGTGAAGGTGCGGGCGAAATGTTCCGGGTCAGCACACTTGATTTATCTAATCTGCCACGTACTGAACAGGGAGATGTCGATTTTTCTGAAGATTTCTTCGGTAAAGAATCTTTTCTGACGGTTTCAGGTCAATTAAACGTTGAAACCTATGCCTGTGCGCTGAGCAAAGTCTATACATTCAGCCCAACATTCAGAGCCGAAAACTCCAATACAAGCCGACATTTGGCTGAATTTTGGATGGTCGAACCTGAGATTGCTTTTGCAGAACTGGACGATGCAGCAAGTCTTGCTGAAAAAATGCTGAAATACGCATTTAATGCCATATTAACTGAACGCCGCGATGATATGGAGTTTTTCGCTCAACGTATCGAAAAAACGGCCATCACCCGACTGGAAAATTTTGTTAAAAAAGATTTTGCACAAGTTGATTATACCGATGCCATCGACATTCTGATTAAATCAGGCAAAAACTTCGAATTCCCAGTCGAATGGGGCATTGATCTTTCATCTGAACATGAACGTTTCTTAGCAGAAGAACACTTTCAATCACCAGTCGTTGTCAAAAACTATCCGAAAGATATCAAAGCATTCTATATGCGCCTGAATGACGATGGGAAAACCGTTGCAGCAATGGATGTCCTGGCACCGGGAATCGGTGAAATCATTGGTGGTAGCCAACGTGAAGAACGTTTAGATGTGCTCGATAAGCGATTAGCTGAGATGAATTTAAGCAAAGAAGATTACTGGTGGTACCGGGACCTTCGCCGCTATGGAACTGTTCCGCATTCAGGATTCGGGTTGGGATTTGACCGTCTGGTCACCTATGTCACGGGGATGCAGAATATTCGTGACGTGATTCCATTCCCCCGAGCACCTCGCCTAGCTGAATATTAA
- the yceJ_1 gene encoding Cytochrome b561 — protein sequence MNNKHRLSHITISLHWLIALTIIGLWIVGYYMMHWSVYPLYDIHKSIGVIVFLFIVVRVIWRLFEGWPVPVTQYQKMEHLLAQIVHWVLLISTITMPVFGMLWSGASGYGFGIFHFQIIHANINSGHPHQVIPYSVFWAKVGEIGHVYNAYILLGALALHIIGALKHHLVDKDGLLLRMLGYKVNKG from the coding sequence ATGAATAACAAGCATAGACTAAGTCATATAACGATTAGTCTTCACTGGCTTATCGCATTGACGATTATTGGATTATGGATTGTCGGCTATTATATGATGCATTGGTCTGTTTATCCGTTATATGATATTCATAAATCGATTGGTGTTATTGTATTTTTATTCATTGTTGTTCGCGTCATTTGGCGGCTCTTTGAAGGGTGGCCTGTTCCAGTTACTCAATATCAGAAGATGGAGCATCTTTTAGCTCAAATTGTTCATTGGGTTTTGTTGATTTCAACCATCACTATGCCTGTTTTTGGTATGTTGTGGTCTGGTGCCAGCGGATATGGTTTTGGAATTTTTCATTTTCAGATTATTCATGCCAACATTAACTCTGGTCATCCACACCAGGTTATTCCTTATTCAGTTTTTTGGGCAAAAGTTGGTGAAATAGGTCATGTGTATAACGCATATATTTTGTTAGGTGCGTTAGCGTTACATATTATTGGAGCACTAAAACATCACCTGGTGGATAAGGATGGATTATTGCTAAGAATGTTAGGTTATAAAGTAAATAAAGGTTAA